The sequence below is a genomic window from Penaeus monodon isolate SGIC_2016 chromosome 14, NSTDA_Pmon_1, whole genome shotgun sequence.
CCCTTACTGCAGTCGTCCATGAATGAACACTTTTAGGAGTTAATGGCAAGCTTTTGCTATGGAtaaaggattatctatctttgagaagagcaaaagtgtggtaccaaggagcctacagtgcttatggcgaattagaattAGGCACTCTATAAGGGTGAGTATTGCCCCCTACACTCTTTAgtatacttatgcactctctttgcaagttCAATACTGAGTTAGGAAACCTGTGCAGCATCACATCCTTTGCTGATgacatttttatttgtgtatttggttGGGGGACTGTTTTTCAAAGATtcagcaaaaagtgtgcttcaCATAATTAACCCAGCCAAAACTAATTCTAGACCTCATAAACTATCTTACATCCCAAGATTAGGTGGACAAACTTGCAGGAATTGATACCTATAGATATCTCGGTGTTATGttgactgctccccacctcatgtctCACAACTCTCGCTTTACccaggatattgttcaaaacaccAAGGAACTTGAACGTTTAAGACCATTGCattacataagtaacagatatgtgGGTGCCTCCCTAAGAGTCCTTAGGTTGATGTATAATTCCcctgttaggtccatgatagttTATGCAAGTCCAATTCTTAGTATGTGCCCTCAGACTCGATATTTAACAGAAAGTTCTTGTCATGAGGAAAAAGCTAGACctccctctattcacagtcgtgtCGCCCAAGTTAACACCaaacttggcatcagactcctgcagcttCTACCCAGACCACGAATTTCCACTATTTTATCAATTGGATAAATCATAGAGTTGGGGGTGTCCGACCTCGAAACTCCAATCTAATACAGTCCAACATAGAATGGAAAACCAAAACTGCTCATACCATTCtattctataaacatatatatatatatatatatatatatatatatatatataatatatatatatatatatatataatcatcatcaataacggtatgctcatgtttgagcagccgtggacctctccaccatccttcgccactcaactcgatcttgcgcttttttttccacttgtaccatcatcagcccgcaaatatctttgatgatgtcgctcagtcttgtcttcggtttgcctcttcctctgtttcctatcaccatccctgtcagcaagtttttctcaatacttttacttctcataacatgaccaataaactttagtttccttttgttcaggacgtccaacagccggtctttacaattcatttttttcattcgttttcttctctgtccagttaatacgtagtactcgtctgtaacaccacatttcaaaactattgatctttttcttgtcaatcttcttcagcacccaacactcagaaccatatgacgcaattgggaaaactaatgagttcaataacctcagatttgtccgtaaggtaatgcttcggtctttccagatgagggaagggagggagaagtatatacatatatatgtgtgtgtgtatatatatacatatatatatataaatatataaacatgcacatacatatgtatatacatacttttatatatgtatatatatatatatatatatatatatatatatatatatatatatatatatatatatgtagatatatatatatatatatatatatatatatatatatatatatatatatgtatatatatatatatatattatatatatatatgcgcacacatctgtgatacacacacacacacagacacacacacacacacacacacacacacacacacacacacacacacacatatatatatatatatatatatatatatatatatatatatatatatatatatatatgtatgtatgtatgtatgtatgtatgtatgtatatgtatatatatacatatatacaaatagatagataaatatacgtgtatgtgtatccgcgcatgtgtgtgtatgtgtccactGGTTTCGAATATTAGCTTTTTATCTCGCGGATCCCAAACTCTGTCCACCATTAGGCAAAGGCAGCGCGAAGGCAAACGAGCCCTGCTTACTAACAGCAAAACGTCTCGGTGCCTTCAAGTAGCGAGCATCTCAAGCCCTGAGAAATTTCTTAGGGATTTCGCCTCCCACTTTGATCTACTTTCACCATGTTTTTAGTTATCCATTCTGTTCGTATTTGTGAGTTTATACATGGCTCtacgtgtatacatgtatgtatatttgagtTTATTATATTGGATAtacctgtgtttgtgttcatttctCACTTCATTTCTATACTTTCTTCTTAGCACTTTTGGAATGAAAAGATTGAATTCATTGATGTACTATATATTGGCAGTAAAACCGTTCATTTGCATTAGTTATTTTATAAAGTGAAGAGCACTCACGTGCAGTAATGAAGAACAATCTACCAgtcaaaaaaaatgagagaaaaaatacacacgtaTCATTAAATAGACGTTCCACTTcataaatcaagaaaataataactgtaaaacCGACTATGTTCATTTTCACTGACGCTAACCTTCCAGACCATCGACTTGCTTTAGGGCGCACGCATTGACCATGGAACTGGTCCTGAGATCGGCGATTTCCTCCTCGTGTCGTTAGACTGACTCGAATACTCGCTTGTGCTTTATTCCGAGAAAAGAACACGCTTCCAAAACAGGCACGAGTagacacaagcatgcacacacacacgcgcgcgcgcgcgggtgtgtgtgtgtgtgtgtgctgtgtgtgtgtgtgtgtgtgtgtgcgtgtgtgtatgtgtgtgtgtgtgtgtgtgtgtgtgtgtgtgtgtgtgtgtgtgtgtgtgtgtgtgttggtgtgtgtgtgtgtgtgtgtgtgtgtgtgtgtgtgtgtgtgtgtgtgtgtgtgtgcacatgtgcgtaGGTTACTATTGTTACTGCATAACAGTTACGATTGTTACTATCTAactgatattcatattttttttgtactacCTTAAAACTCTATTCAGAGTACATTCAGTTCAACTTTCCATCACCACAAGCTAGATGTGTAACTCGCCATCGTTCCCAATGGCGGATGGTAAAAGTGTGGGCCCGGAAGGAAACGCGGGCACCATTTAGTAGTTTCTCACCCTCTGATATTCAGCAAAGATATTCGATGACTGTGCCCTGAAATGTTTGAAGGACATAATGCTTGGATACAGTTGTAAGCTGGCGCAGGTCGTGGACCATGCATTATTCTCCTGCATCCAGACTACATTCAAATTGCATTCACTTTACATTCTCCTCTTTGGCCTGGCTTCTTGTCCTCCGACATTCAGCCCCAGCGTCACTGGGCTTCGTTGCTGGTGGCcttggcgcgcgcgcgtgcgaaCCAGGCTTCAGCTTCTGCGCGCGCGTGGGTACAAATGTATTTTCATACACACCtgttaaaagatagataatagggcTTAATTCTTTGCAGTGTAAAGTttgtagatatcatatataaatacatagatacatggatagatcgatgtatagatagacagatggacagataaattcCGGTTAAAACAGTCATTTAAGTGAAGTAAAATTATGAATGAGAACTTCAGAATCGTCCTTGCATAGGCTTAGAAAAACTGGAAAAACATGCTGGAATGCCGTGACTTTGCCAAAATGTATTAATTGTTCACTGTATCTATAACAAATATCGTGACGACTGATATTCTCAGTGGCTTGGACAGACAACACAAGAGGCCGCACCCTTTTCGTGAAATGCGGCGGAGATGAGTGATCGTAAAATGCAACTATTTCGGGTCGCGGGGTCACAGAAGGACCAGTCATCTAATTAATTtcagaagaataagagaagaatgcCATGGCACTACAcagcaagtaaaaaaaatgtatatatgtatacattcctgcatgtatatatgaatgtatgtttgtatgtatgtttgtatgtatgtatgtatgtatgtatgcgaatGTGTATGAgcgcaaataaacacatacaggtatataaatatctacacaaACTATTGCACGCTTACATTCAAATAAACTCACccacacaagtaaacacacatcTATTCCGGGCCCACCACACTTGGGCCAAAGTATATAATGAATTTAAAGTTGTGACTGTACAGAAGGGATATGGTCTGGTAAGCCAACATTGCCAGTAGTCCTCTCCACCAGagtgaatgataaaaagaagCCGATTTCATTTCTTAACAAATAGCCGCATCTCGTGATGACGTCCCATTTCGTGCACGGAGACCTGGAATgtgagttttcgttttttttctctctctatctcttttcttttctgaaaacTTATGAAAAGGCCTATATCCAAGCTGCTGttataatacaatacaaaagCGATATTTGACAAGTTACTTATCATTCACTGAATATCAGGTTTCCTAAATGTCCTGAGTCAATCATTTCacaagttacatatatatatatgtaaatgatggtGTTCTTATTCTCGAGTTTACATTGATAATTCAGTCCTctgatcagatttttttttctcaggattGATATTAAGATAGAGCATGAttcgttctttttattttaatactatgATACAATAATATGGTGTAGAGAAGCACACAGTGAGCATCACTCTGATGAAAGGGAAGGTGAAACGGTAAGCGAGGGACGCGGGGGAGGGCTGTGAAGGCGCCGCCGGGGGACGGAGGCGCCGCCGGAATCGCCGGGTGAGAAGCGTCGCGTGCGGGCGGCGGGGCGGCGTCGTTAGCGGCGGAAGGAGTAGCCGGtgctagggggaggaggggcgctgTACTGGGGGCGCGCTCCTGAAGCGGCTGCGGCGTCCTCCAGGCGGGCCTTTTCGATCTGCGCAAtcgcgtggggggggagggggtggggctggGGCAGCAGATCGGACTGGGGCTGGTAGCCAGCGCCGTCGGCGACGAAGCTGAATACTGCGGGAGTGCCATCGGGGAAGGTGAAGCTGAAACATATAAAGATTTATCACTTTCACGGCCGGCGTTGCCCTCTGTCGGCGGGGAGACACAGGGAACGTATGCgctgatttttccttttcatgaaaTGACGCCACTCACCTCCATCCGCCCTGCGAGGCCACGGCGCCGAGCTCGCCCTGGGGAGCGCCCTGCTCCTGGCGGTTGATGCCGTCGCCAGTCTCGAAGTTGAAGTTGTAGTTGCCGAACTGATCAGGTCCTTCGCGGTTGTCCACGAGGATGGGGACGACGGGGCCGCCGCCGTAGGTGGGTGCGGGAGTGGGCACACTGTAGCCCTGCGGCGCCGCAGCCGCCATCGCAAGGAGAGCACAGATTACTGCCTTCTGTAAATCGTATGGTATATGAATTCGTCATGGGTTAGAATATATAGTAATGTCTCTTTAGATATATGTTTACCACGGGTATGACCCCGTCATCAGGAACATGAGAACGCAGTTCGGTTCCCTGCGGTgtggttcagaaaaaaaaatattctttttttatgaatatgcaCAAAGTCAAAGATTTAGATgcttctaataaaaaaaacagaggtgTAGATAATATGATAACTAAATTCATTACATTAACATCTGTAACTTGCCATATGACTTTGTCACCTGCGTTACACATAGTGAATGAGAGCAAAGTGCTTCTTACCGTGAACATTTTCGGATATCGTTCAGTCGACTGTGATGGTAGCTCGAGAATGAAGGCTTATATACCACGAGGCTCCACCCACCTCAGCCTCTCGctcccgtttcccccttttccttcgcgATGCCCAAATGACGCTCCGCTGGTCACCTCGGCAAGGTTTCGAAACCCCGAGGAATCTGACCGGGCTTAAAGTCAGAGGTTCAGAGAGGTTCTTCGTATATTGAGGTCTGGCTTATCTCGAAACTGATGAAACTGGTCATGATAAGAGATATTTGAGTTAAGGGTATGATTCGGATGTTTATCAGTAAATAAAGAGTTAATATTTCGTGAAATATTAACATATTTGAAGTCCACTCTCGGGGAGCACATAAACatcagtttttccttttaaaccgaTTGCAATCAGTTAAAGCTAATAATAAGCAAGCGAATTTATGTGCGCTGAAACAGACCTATAACATTTTGAGGCGTGGGCACTGTGGGCACGGGCCCCCTCCCTTTGACCATGAGGAAGCTAGAAAGTAACTCCCGCCAGAACCTGTGCGACGCCCGGATCTGGAGCACCGACGCCCTCGCGCCGAACAGCCTCGCAGTCACGGCGGCCGGGCGCGCAGCGCAGGGCGCGGGGCACGTCTGCCGCCCGTGCGCCCGCGCCCACGAGACCAGTAGGCATACGCGTCCACTCATGCACCAacctatgcataaatatatatgtatttgtgtatacatataggtatgtatgtatgtatgtatgcatgcatgcatgcatgcatgcatgcatgtatgtatgtatgtatgtatgtatgtatgtatgtatgtatgtattcatgcatgtatgtatgtatgtatgcatatatgtatgtatatgtatatctttcttttctataGCTTTgccccattcttatatggggtcgctctGATcaaggttctggcagatatttttaatGGAGGAAGTCCCGGGGCTTTTCTTGTGTTTCATTCTCGGGCGGGATTCGAACCCGCGAACACGATTTCGAATTTGAAGCCTAAACCCActcagcgcgcgcgcgtgtgtgtgtgtgtgtgcgtgtgtgcgtgcgtgcgtgtgtgtgtgtgtgtgtgtgtgtgtgcgtgcgtgtgtgtgtgtgcgtgtgtgtgtgtgtgtgtgtgtgtgtgtgtgtgataatatatatatatatatatatatatatatatatatataaatatatataactatatatatatatatatatatatatatatatatatattgtatctctctctctctctctctctctctctctctctctctctctctctctctctctctctctctctctctctctctctctctctctctctctttctctctctctctctctccctctctctctctctttctgtatatacacatatatatacatatgtacataagt
It includes:
- the LOC119581252 gene encoding cuticle protein AM1199-like; its protein translation is MFTKAVICALLAMAAAAPQGYSVPTPAPTYGGGPVVPILVDNREGPDQFGNYNFNFETGDGINRQEQGAPQGELGAVASQGGWSFTFPDGTPAVFSFVADGAGYQPQSDLLPQPHPLPPHAIAQIEKARLEDAAAASGARPQYSAPPPPSTGYSFRR